AAGGCCGGTGTTGTGAATATAGAGCGCGAGACAAAGATGAGCGGAAAAATCCACGAAAAGGCAATGCTCATTCTGACAAACTATCTTGGAAGCATGTTTGCAACAAAAAAACCAATAAGTCTTTCTGCGTCAATAACATTCGAGCAGCTGTATGATATGGTTGAAGGCGACAGCGCAACATGTGCAGAGCTTTATGCTCTTTTAAGCAGCATTGCAGACATTCCGTTAAAGCAGAATTTTGCAGTAACAGGTTCAATGGATCAAAACGGAGATGTTCAGCCTATAGGTGGAGTAAATGAAAAAATAGAGGGATTTTTTGAATTATGTAAATTAAGAGGGCTTGACGGGAGTCATGGAGTAATAATTCCAGAAAAAAATATCAGGCATCTCATGCTCAAGAAAGATGTCGTTGACGCAGTCAAGGCAGAAAAATTTTCTATTTATCCGATCAAACGCGTTGAAGAAGGCATGGAGATACTTACAGGAATGTCTGCCGGCAGACTCAATGAAGACGGTACGTATCCTGAGAACACAGTCAATTATCTGGTATCTAAGCGTTTGGCCGAGATATCTGCTGCATTAAAGGAAAAGGGTAAGGGAGAAGAGGAGTCAGAAGAAAAATCAGCAGATAACAAGGACAAATAAAAGACTTAATTTATCTGGAGTTATCTAGTTGTTATCTGAATTATCTCAAGTATGCGCTAATCAGCATTCTAAAAAGATCCTGACTATATTTAAATTTCTTCTCTTTTTTCTTAAATTGTTTATCAAACTCTTCTACTTGACTATTATCTATATTAAAAGCATCACTTTGTTCTATTTTCCATTTTTTATCTCCGAAAAATCCGGGCTTCGTTTCTAACACGAGCAATCCCAATGGAAATTCTCCATTCATATCATATTGCTTACGTTATAGTCAATTCCATTTTTAAAACCATGCTTACAATAATTGTGAGGATCACCATAAATTGCTATTGCTGGAATATTTCTTTCTTGCACTATTTTTTTTGTTTTTTCAATTAGTGCTGTACCAATTCCTTTTCTTTGATAGTCTGGGTGAACACACAAAGGACCAAATGATACTGTTTCTACCCTTTCTTCATCCTCTCCAATAAGCTTTGATTTTGTATACATAATTGAACCAACAACATTTCCGTCTATTTCTGCAACATAATCAAGTTCTTTAATAAAATCTTTATGGTCTCTTAAAATATGACACAGATAGTGTTCATTACATCCAGGGAAATATAGATTCCAAAAAGCTTCCCTCGTTAATTCCTCAACATAAAAATAATCTCGTTCATTTTCCAGACGAATTGCTATTCCCATACCGCCCACCCCTCTTGCGCGAAGCATCCAGCTAACGAAAACAATAACCCGCTGGCGCAATTGCAAAAACTGAAAACCAAACCGCGCTTATCGCCAGTCGGGTTGATTTTTTTGTTAGGCATTTGTTTTTTATTTTCGTTTGATTGTATTAGTCATTCTGCATTTGACGTTCAAGATACATATTAAAGATGGGAAGCGCGATTAATTGCACAAACCCAAAAACTAAGAGTACGATGATAACGAGAGCCGGACTAATAAAAAGACTGGATAAAAATAGGAAGTAGAATACCGAGGCGCTAAACAGGGTAATGGCTGAAAACGCATTGTCGGGCTCCTTCGACGCGAAGAATTGCCAAGGGCCTAAAGCCATGCCCCATGACCACAACAGATACGGAATATACCCGACCCCCATATTTCCTGTATAAAAACTTCGACAGACTGAATATGCAAAGAAGATTGTAATAATGATTAAAATATTTGTATATAGTTGGGATATATAGTTAACGACATGACGTAATGGATTCTTTTTTTCATAAAGATATACACCCAATGGAATAAGTGCCAGACTTGGTAGCATTAAGAGGGTAAATATCCAATGCGAAGTAAGCGAAAACAAAAGCCCGATTCCAATTAGGCCCCATTTACCTAAAAAGGCCAGCCAAATACCCCCAATGATGCCACTTGCAAAGTTCATTATCATGATTGGAACACTAAAAATACTTACAATGCGATTCAACATAGCTTACCCCCTTTGTTCACGTACCAGGAAAATTGATGCTCCAAAAAGTACTGAAACAGCGATGTCAATAACCGCCCAGGTTTCACGATCTAAATGGATGGGAATTATTGGATTAAAAAGCACCGCTGTAATGCCGAGAGACCATGCCCAGAATATTTTCTTTAACTCAGTTGCAACGAATGCTGTGTATGCGGCAGAGCCGCAAACAACCCAGCGTAGTATTTGATAGTAGCCGTAAGGATGACGATCTAACGCCCATACAAGTAAGGCGATTGCTACAAGCCGAGCAACTAACAATGGTGAAATATATTTTTTCATTTATTTCATTATTGTCTTTATTACTGCAATTAAGCCGGTAATTGCGCCTATTAAACCAACAATTATTGTTACCCACCTCGACAGTGAGTCAGTTCTTTCTTTTTTTTCCGTGCGTACTATTGCCCTGAGTTGCCTAAGTCCTTCAGTTGTCAGCAGCCACTTGCCTGTGGAGTTTGACTGCTCCCATAGTCCGCCCTTTTCTTCGTCGATGACGGGTGGTACGGTCAACAGCATTTGTCTGGCAAGGGCTATAATATATGTTTGTTCTAAATATTGAATTTCGTCATCTACTTCTTGCAGTTCATGGCTTGCGAGAGAGCCGACTTCCTGAACTTTGTTGCTGTCGCCTGTCTTTTTGGCTTCTTTATATTCTTTTTTGTAATATTTGTCTACTTTGCTTCGTTGGCGATTCAGCTTGAATAGCGAGACTCTATAAGATATGTAGTTCATTTCTTTTTGCAGTTATTATTCATTTTATTTTGTGCCTAACGCTGGCCATGAGCCGCGCCGCCACAGAACCTTTACGGAAAAATGACCGACGCTATTCGGCGTCGGTCTCGATGGTATTGTTGTACGCGGCCTTTTTTATGGTCATTTTTTAATCCCATGCTCATTATTTGCCGAAAAAGTGCCCAAAGACAACTGCCGCAATTACGCCGATTGTTGCTATCACGAAGAGTAGCGGCATGACTATACTAACGCCACCCTTTTTAGTCAGTTGAGAGGAGATTTCAGAAGCTGGATATTTTGCTCTTATCTTCAGAATTTTCTTTTTACATCTTTTGTAATAAAGAGTGTTGCCATAAATACCCCAGCATATATGAGCACCGATATTAACGAAAGGAATTCTTTCGAGAAGAAGAGCAAGCAATGCCCACAAATAAAGTTTCCGATGTGCCAGCCACCAAGGTCCAAATAGAAAGGCGGGCCAAAGCCATGGTTTCTCGCCCGCCTCTATTTTCCGAAACTTTTGTAAATATTTGTTTGCATTTTCCTCGACAAAGGTAACGAAATCTTCTTCATTTATTCCTGCTAAGGAGGCAGGTGTATCAGAAGGAATAGAAATGAGGCCTTCTAAGGTTTCACCGCATTTTGGACATTTTGGCTCATCGGGTTTTACAGGGGTGCCACAGCCAGCACATTCATATTCATATCCTTCAATATTTTCGTCCATGACAATGCCTCCTTTTTTCTGCATGCAAGCAGGTTATGCCGTTGTTCTTAATTTATTATCTTCGTACAACCAGTAATTAGACCGTTAATGGGACTAACAACGGAAATCCGATGTTAGTCAACCAAATAACCGCTCTGATAATATCGTAATTTGTATGTTAGTCATATAACTCTCGATGTTTTCATGCTTAATTGCCAATAATAACTTACACTGTTTTGAAGCTCTTGTAAAGTGTGGCTTCAGGAAAAAATAAACAGCCGAAATGCGAAAATCAAGACAGGGTTTCTTAAGAATTTTATTCATAATCTAAGATAAAAAATATTTGAAATTTCAACTTACAAGGCTGGGGTTAGGCAGCTTGAGAAAAGTTTGTATTGCGTGTTTCAACTGCAAGCACGCACAAATAAAACAAGATAAAAACTGTGAATTTATAGGAGAAGTACGCTAACTAAGTTTTTGCCAGTTCTTTTCCAGCTTCGTATGCTTGTTTTAATGCATCGGGTTTTTTAAGAATCTCTCCCTTTGCATCAACACCAAGATAGCTTAAGGTTTTATGTTCAGGCATGCTGACTGTCCTGAAAAAAGCCTTTGCAGTTGCTTCTCCGCATGTTATCCCAATTTCATTTTTCATCCCGCCGACAAGAAGCAAAAGCCCTTTTCTTCCGAACTTTCCTGGAGGAATGTTTTTTTTCAAGATATATTTTTCGCACCAAAATGCCTGGCATCGGTCTATCATTATCTTTGTCTGGGCGCTTAACCCAAAAAAGAATATGGGAGAGGCGAGTATTATTCTGTCTGACTGTCTTATTGAATCATATATCTGAACCATCTCATCATCAATAACACACAGCCCTGTTTCAGCGCAGCCGTCACAGTCAAGACACGGAGAGATTTTCATCTTAGAGAGGTTGAAGACCTGAACTCTAAATCCTGAATCCTCAACCCCTTTAATGGATTCTTTTAAAAGCAATTCTGTATTTCCGTCTTTTCTCGGGCTTCCGAGAAATGCGGTTATCTGCATTTTAGTTTTTATCCTTAATCAAGCGAGATTGCCTGAACAGGGCATGAATCAACAGCTTCCTGACAGTTGCAGCTATCGCATTTATCAGCGCCTATAACAACAGCCTTGT
The nucleotide sequence above comes from Nitrospiraceae bacterium. Encoded proteins:
- a CDS encoding zinc ribbon domain-containing protein; the protein is MDENIEGYEYECAGCGTPVKPDEPKCPKCGETLEGLISIPSDTPASLAGINEEDFVTFVEENANKYLQKFRKIEAGEKPWLWPAFLFGPWWLAHRKLYLWALLALLLERIPFVNIGAHICWGIYGNTLYYKRCKKKILKIRAKYPASEISSQLTKKGGVSIVMPLLFVIATIGVIAAVVFGHFFGK
- a CDS encoding ferredoxin; this encodes MAKPVIDAETCIGCGACVEICPEVFELADDKAVVIGADKCDSCNCQEAVDSCPVQAISLD
- a CDS encoding flavodoxin family protein, encoding MQITAFLGSPRKDGNTELLLKESIKGVEDSGFRVQVFNLSKMKISPCLDCDGCAETGLCVIDDEMVQIYDSIRQSDRIILASPIFFFGLSAQTKIMIDRCQAFWCEKYILKKNIPPGKFGRKGLLLLVGGMKNEIGITCGEATAKAFFRTVSMPEHKTLSYLGVDAKGEILKKPDALKQAYEAGKELAKT
- a CDS encoding N-acetyltransferase, with the protein product MGIAIRLENERDYFYVEELTREAFWNLYFPGCNEHYLCHILRDHKDFIKELDYVAEIDGNVVGSIMYTKSKLIGEDEERVETVSFGPLCVHPDYQRKGIGTALIEKTKKIVQERNIPAIAIYGDPHNYCKHGFKNGIDYNVSNMI